From a single Nostoc sp. MS1 genomic region:
- a CDS encoding ion transporter, whose product MLLSRKKTEFYLTDLETPLGKAINLIIAALVLLSSGIFVAQTYNIPDSIRWQLDVIDKIILVIFAVEYALRLWSAENKLQYIFNVYSIIDLMAILPFFIGWVDISFIRILRWFRILRLIRFIDSRFFFGSISSEDGIIFIRILFTLFTIIFVYSGLIYQVEHPVNTQAYKTFLDAFYFSVVTMTTVGFGDVTPISEVGRLLTVLMILTGVGLIPWQVGDLIRRLVKTTNQVETVCLSCGLQFHDQDADFCKRCGNKLPSKPYQRTGGN is encoded by the coding sequence ATGTTACTAAGTAGAAAGAAAACTGAATTTTACTTAACAGACCTAGAAACCCCGTTAGGCAAAGCGATTAATCTAATAATCGCTGCCTTGGTTTTATTATCATCAGGTATTTTTGTAGCTCAAACATACAACATACCTGATTCTATTCGTTGGCAGTTAGATGTAATAGATAAAATTATATTAGTAATTTTTGCGGTAGAATATGCCCTCCGTTTATGGAGTGCTGAAAATAAACTGCAATATATATTTAACGTTTATTCAATTATTGACTTAATGGCGATTTTGCCATTTTTCATAGGTTGGGTAGATATTAGTTTTATTCGGATATTACGTTGGTTTAGAATATTACGACTAATCAGATTCATCGATAGTAGATTTTTCTTCGGCAGTATCAGTTCGGAAGATGGAATAATTTTCATTCGTATACTGTTTACTTTATTTACTATCATCTTCGTTTATTCTGGGTTAATTTACCAAGTAGAACATCCTGTAAACACACAAGCTTATAAAACTTTTTTAGATGCCTTTTATTTCTCAGTAGTCACCATGACAACTGTCGGATTTGGTGATGTAACACCTATTTCCGAAGTAGGTAGATTATTAACTGTGTTGATGATTTTGACTGGTGTAGGGTTAATTCCTTGGCAAGTTGGCGATTTAATTAGGCGTTTAGTAAAAACCACAAATCAGGTAGAAACAGTTTGCTTAAGTTGTGGTTTGCAATTTCATGATCAAGATGCGGATTTTTGTAAACGCTGTGGAAACAAATTACCTAGCAAACCATACCAAAGGACTGGCGGTAACTGA